The Oryzias latipes chromosome 8, ASM223467v1 genomic interval ACGTAAGAACTGATGAGATCTAAGATGTGGTTAAAAGTTACAAAGATCAGCTAACGAACCAAACCAGATAAAAACGAGATCTGAAATTCTTTGGTGGGGTTGTGGGTTCCTTACCGCCCTGCAGAGTTTGCTGAGCCAAGCAGAGAAGCAGAGTCAGCGCTGGAAGCAGCATGATGGAGCCGGCCGGGTTCTGTGCAAAGAAGACAGCGGGGGGATGAACCAGACCGAATGCAAGACTGGACTTAAAGCAGAGCTCCCCCCTTTAATGTCTTTTATATGttggagggttttttttctctgtctgatACCGTCCGCCCCTGACCAGTCCTGCCCTCTAAACATACATTTCGCACTAGTGCACATAAACACGAGGGATGTGAGATCAGCACTTTTTCCTGGAGATTTTTTCCAATACAGTTAATACCTGGCTGAGGATAAATGAAAATTTATGGAAAATTGGTCTACAATTTTTTCTAAATCCTCTGATTTGATTATGGAGTAAATCAACCAACAGAATGTGCAAAAACTCTAGATAAAACCAACGAAATATgcattttaagcacaaaaactGTCCTAACTAAAAGGACAATTGTACAGTGAAAAGTATTTGAGAGCTGCTATTTTTTGCAGATGAATGTCTACCTGCATTACTTTTCCTTCACAGAGCTGAGAAAACACAGCAGTCTCATTCAGGAACAATGATGTTCTTTTTTCTACACATAATTGGTTTGATGTTCTTGGTTTCAGCAAACGAGCCAAATGTCacaccaaaaactaaaaaaaataaagcaagaaaaagtttgtttaaatgttctAGTAAGTCAAATAAGGATGTGTgacatcattattattatgtcTGTGTTTTGACATCTGCAGCTTAAGTTGTGACAGAAATAGGCTGCAATTACTATTAATTATGGCAACAAGGCAAAGAAACGACCCTGAATAGAGTCGGCTCAACTGATGTCAGTTTGTTTGActtcttttgctttgttttgttatttttgacgCAGTCCTGCAGTTTTTGTCTAATGTTCCCACCAAACGcgtccactttcaatgaaaagtctatgtagacGCATGTCGATTCAAACTTTGGACTTCCTTGGAAATGCATTCATGCGTCGCTACGCAAGTGTTTAAGTCCGTTCGTGGGCTCTACGTTACGTTACGTTCGTTGATCACGCGCAGTCAGTTTAACCGGTTGAACTTCTTGGCTGTTAAAACGTGGTAACGCCgaactgtgaccaatcagggacgcGGTTTTGGTAATTATTTgtcggaagtgccaaccattgtAGACACTATCATAGAGGAGAAATCAATAATTGCGCTTTTTTGTGCCCCGGCTTGATCTATATGACACCGAATTGTTCACATATCGGAatagagttgtgaaagaaaaaagcctggagcaccACGTCAACATTTCACGTCAAGCCTCATcccactgtaggtggcggacaagcGCTAGTTAACAGTAAAAATACTAGAGAAGAAGTATCCCACTTCCTACCGCTCCCTGCGTGTCTGATGCGAACACCACCGGCTAAATGTGCTTCCATGAAATCGCGCCACACGTGgacggtgtgaatgcagcatgaaAAGTCAATATAATCACGCATTTACATGCGTTTACATTGGCTTTACATTATGTTTACATACGCAACAcagttttaagtcagtttttgggCTCCATATACAAAATGCGTAGCTGTCATACGCGAGTTACTAGTTAAACCTGACCAGGGAACCCGACGTGCTAGTGACGTATGGGTTGCATCTTTTTTGATTCATGGAAAAGCCTGGAGTACGAGTTACGAGTTTTGCGCGGCtacaacatttcgcaccaaacctctcccaactgtgagtacatgcgcttGTATCGAGTAACGATACACATGCATCAGGCCTTGGGAGCATCTGCAGCCTTTGGGTTCCACCTTATGGTCTATACTGTGGTGGGTCTTAAAACAGCCACAATGCAAAGGTTTATGTAGGAATCTGCCATGCACTGACTGCGCTCAATGCAAACGTCTGACTAAAGAACCACATATTTTGgttaaactttgaaaaaagacaGTTGTTTTTCGGCAACTTAGGAAAACTGTTGTCACACGTGCGGACCACCGCATCGTCTCCTCTGGTGGTACGGAGCACATGACAATAACAAACCCCCATCTGAGTCATGAGGCTGCCACCCATGACTCCCCCTGTaaacatctgtctgtctgcgtcTGTCTCATCTATAAGGAGCGTGTCTGTTTTCCTGAAGCAGAGGTCCTTGAGAAGAAAGGCAGGCTGTCAGAGATGGAGGAGAAGACTGGGACAGGTTCATTTATTCACAGAGGAGTCGACACATCTGGATGACAGTCCCACTGGGGTCAGATAGGACCCAGTTCTATATTTCAGACATCTCACCTCCCATCACTGTGGGAATGAGTGTCCTATCAGCTTATTGacccaaagcttttttttaaattacaatatCGGTTCTacgatgtttatttttttttctaatagttctaaataaatagaataaaaaatgtcactCTAGCTTCCCACAGTTCAAAAGCATGCTTCACAggtatgtgtgtgattgtgtggccctgcaacaggctGGCGACAGGTCCAGATTGTCAGATTTGCCAggttaggctccggcagccccaggACCCCAAAAGGGTTACAGGGGgttgagaaaatggatggaaatgggggaaaaaaagtgctgCCAGAAGGCTGGAAAAGAAGGGAATCAGGATGCTGCAGTGACTAAAATTTAATGTCAGCCTGCTGCAAAATTAAGagagggacctggctgcagactaGATGGCCCTCACCAGCCTGAAATGGAAATTCAACAAGATTTCAGAATTGGAGCATctttaattaaaactttttaatgtgAATAAACCATTAAGTGTGCAAGATGATCTTAAAATGGGACAAAAACACGTGTTTTGTTCCTTTCAAAAGTCATACAAACAAAAGGGTTCAGATTTGTAAAACTGCTAACCCTTTGAAACTGAAGCTTTAGCTCCGGTGTTTGCATTGCTTTTCAACCCTTAAGGGGTCTGTGTCatgcaaaataaactttttgagctttcaagtgtattttaatgttaattcATCACAAACAACAACCcaaaagcggtattttgattcatttctaagtattcctcattaacctgctctctgagcaccagcccctcccaatctacaaaaacaagcgggttctcacattgtgatgtagataaatgaggaacagccccttccagtaAGAGTCTAccctgccagctccgcccccagaataacacacacacacacactttctccgccGAGCTAGTGATGATCGGATAAACGCTCTGAGTTGCGAAAATAACtaataattcattaaaaaacaaagaaatctttagtgtgccaaaggtaatatatggatatagtttattctgaaaggcttaagaaaaagcATGATATACTGTAGGTCCTTTAACGCCATCTCAGCACATTCTGGGGCGGAGAAAAGCCGCTTTAAGGTGTTACTTACCGCCACTTTTCTCTGtggatcagctgattcacgtacATAAAGAGTAATAGTATGTCGAAGAGCTCAGTAGGTTTTGACATgagacatctccagtgttacaGGTTTAAAGCTTAAGTCAGAATAACAAAGGAACTGGTAGGGTCGGCAGTTAAAGACGTCTTTGCCATCTTGTTGGCTGCagctgtttaaaatgaaaagaagtgaCTGTTAAAATCTGCCTTTAGGTTATTGTTCATCTGAGGTGATTTAAGCTCATTTTTAAGGAAAGATAATGTAGTTTTCATGGACTCTGTGATGACCACTTTGCTGCGACACGTTCTCCAATGTGGAAGATGACCTTTGAAGTGGCGGGTGTCTTTCTCTGTGGACTTGAGCTGCGGTAAAGTCTGCTCTCTCAGCCTCTGGAACAGAAGTGTTTATCAGAGGTTTTACGCTCATGTATGTCTACACCTTGTCAAGCACTCCGCTCCACCTCCAGGGGGCTCAATATTAGTGTTGAGCTCTGTGATGCGTACAGACTCAGCAAAGAACACACAGATCACCGCCAGAGAGGGCAGACAGCTGAACCCCTTCCAACCAGGACAGACACTAAATACGTTCAATCAAAGTTTAATCACATCCTCAGAGCCAGAAGGAAGTGTCAGGACTGAAGCAGTTTGATGAGTAAATAAGAATGTCGAGTAAAGTTTCCTAAAACTGCAGATGAATGAATTAGAGATGTGACAAGCTGGATGATGAAGCCAGAACTTTTGCACGTCTGGAGTCAAATATCTCCAcctcaggcaaaaaaaaacaactttacagtttttcttggAAACTGATgtgttcctttttcttttttcagaagacGAGTGGGATGTGGGAGTCACTTTACAAACTCTACGGCCCAGCAGGGAAGCAAAGAAGTTTTAAATAATGCAGATTTTTGAGGATCAGCTTTTGAGAGACTTAACGTCAGTCCTGCTACCACTAAGACacagaaaatgcaaaataatgtCCAACTTGGCAGAAATCTGAATAATTTCCCTCCAAATAGTATCTgtggtgtaaaaaaaagtcaggttAAGAATGTACAAAACAGCATCTTCAGGACAAGACCTTCCCTTCCCTGCAGGAACCGAGATATTTGTTCTCTCTGTTTTGCAACATTTAAAATCTCTGATTCTTGCAGGACTCGTCGAATCAGCAGGTGACATATTGGAGCCAAGACCCCAAAATACTAATAGAAAATCCTTTTCAATGTGTAAAAAGTTCCAAGTTCTTCATTCAAATAGCCATGGACACACAACGCCACTTACTGGACAAGCAGCGCCACCCGGTCATAGGGCACCTTCGGATTGGTAGCAGGCAGTCAGATgtttgtgacagacccaggagtggaGCCCCGTCAGTGAAAGACCACAACCGTGACTAGTTCCTAAGGACTGAACTCAGACATGGTTTAGAAAACGCCACAAAGCTGCAGACCAGATGTTCGGGGTACCagggtttccagacaaaccattCACAACCAACTCCATCGCTTTGACTTGAATGGCCGGCGACGGTTGCAGGTGACTCCACTGACGTCAAGACACCGGCGTGAACATCTGCAGTGTAcacaagaccatgtgacctggacaatgcagcaatgCTCTGCCGTCCTGTTTACTGTGTCGGGTGTCGGTGTCTGTGTCGGGTCACCTTGTACAAAAATGATGGTCGTGAGTCATACGCCGGGGTCAACTCTGGTGGAGGAGGTGCAACAGTCTGGAAAGGCATCACCAAATATCATAAAACCCATTTGCTTTTTGTAGAGTTTTGGTCACTGCACGTTCTTACCTCAGAGATATCATAGGACCTATCATTCTCCCCCAATTCCACAACTatctgttcatggatgataatGCTCCACATCACAGAATTGTCACAGCTGGACTACAGGAAGTGGGCGTGGCCTCATATGGTTTGGCCAGCAATGACCTGAACTCTGTAGAGCCCATCTGGAACCAGCTGATGATGGTACCCCCATCCCCAAGTGACCTGGCAGAGCTGTATGTTGTGGAGGAGTTTgcctcagaacaacatcatgagGTTAGTGAGAAGCATGAGATGTCGTCGACAAGCCGTTGTTGCTGCAAATGGTGGTAGGAAATGGTCAATTGGGGCTATTTGTTGGAGTTAATAAATATTAAacacaatgaaaattgtgtctcTTCAAGTTATCTCATTTAATTCAAGggaaacttttacatttttcatataGGAAAAGCATtcatgaatacataaataacccATGGTGTAAGTCATGTAAGTCATGTGCGTTGGAGCAGAAAAATAAGTAAAGCTCGCAAAGCAGTGGCGTTTGAGGATTTGGAACCACTGATGTCGAGTAACTGCATAAAACACTGAAGTCCTCGGTCAAAGGATCTTCAGCTCTACTGCAGAGCAGACTGCTAATAAAGGTTATTCCTTCCCGCAGCAATTAGAAAACATAATTAGCCTCCGCTGTAACCCAAtgacttttacttttacaacaactCAATTTCCCTTTAGGATTTACAAAGAACATTTGAGTGGAGTTTGATTGACTTTAAATGCCTGTTCAGATCTAGGTCAAAATGTTAATAGATGTTCAGCTCATCCCCATCATAcctggcaacaaaaaaaagattataaacTAATTTCTCCACTTTGGATTAGAGttcaaatcaaagttttttgttttgtttgaatttattGGTTCATTTCAAGAAGTTTCCACAatggaaaaagacaaacaaaacacatctttaaagatattcattcatttcgttcaaacaaatgtgtttatttgtgaTTAGTATACTAGTTATTTTTtagaatacatgaaaaaaaaaaacactctgatCTTTAGGGATAAATTAAGttgaaaaagtcattttgaagCTTGAATTTTCTGGCTAAAACTTCACACAGTGTTTGCACAACATGAACACCAGAGACGTGGCTGCCATGGCAACCCTTGGAGACCTCGGCTTGGCGAAGGCCAGACGAAATGTGACTTGTGAAACTGGCACAAACCCCAGTTCCACGTCTCACGACACCTAGACTTATCTGTCTTGGCATCAAACCTGCATGAGCTCAGCTCGCACGGCTTTTTCCCCCCCCAATTTCATTTGCAAACTAGTTTGTCACCGTTGAGGGCTGATTTTCAATATCCTTGTCctgaaaattgtaaaataaacagCCATCAAGtcaagtgatgtttttttgaaCGACTTTATGAGTCTGTCATGCGCACGCTGGGATTTATTGAGTCTGCAGTGTTTCCTTCACTGCTCAAGCGTGTGTTCAGCCTTCACAGCCGCCGGTGGAAAAGCTGCTCCTTTACTCCAAACAAAAACCTGTTGATTCCTTCAGAAACGCAGCCGTCCTTCAAGCTGCAGAGACTCCACATGCACAGCTGATGCAGGTAAGCAGACTGTGGAGCTCACACGTCTGCTGTCCGCTCAGTCATATTTTCTGTTACCTGAACTGACTGATCTGCAGTTTTATGCTGGTTCTCATCTCAAATCACACGGAGAGTCAAACAGAAGCTCTAAAGTAACCCAGGTGAGAGCATAAATCTTTAGGCTGAATGAAGACGTGCTGGACGTTCAGACTGGCTGCTCGCACGGCCAGCTGGCTCCACTTCTGTTTGCACGACTGTCTGCCGCTGCCCAGATGAGACTCTCAACAGAGAAGCAACTAAGACAGGAGCTTCTGTCAGAGTTaaagatggttaaaaaaaaagcctggaaaaaaaactcctaaaagctgcttttgttcAATCCTGAATAAAGGACACAGACTGCAGAACAGACATGTAAAGTGAAATGAGGCAGAAATAGAAATTTCAAAGTGTCTTTGAGCAAGGAATTGAACCCCACAATGCTCCTGTTTGGTGTGGTGGCGCcatgagtgtgtgaatgtttgtgacTGTTTAAAGCACTTAGaatgaaggtaaaaataaaaagagctgCATACGTTTGCACCACTTACCATCACAAAGAAAAATCTACCGAGAAGAGTCACAGTGAAAGCATTTAAAGACAAGCAATCCTGTGAGAGAACATCACTCCATCTGCTGGACACTCCACCTCTGAGCATCATTAAAGGTCTCTACTAGACATGATCCAcctaaatctgaaaaaaactctcacatttgtgtcttttgtgCAACTTTAAcaggcctttaaaaaaaacagcctctGAATCTATCTTACAtcctctcacacccccaacctatcaTTACCaaggcaacaaaaatggcgagcaatgttggatatttttttgtctgctcctgattcacgatgatttgaatgaagaaatgctcaattttaagctcaaatttatttttttatttgtcctccatcatcagaataacgaagaactttaaaaaaaaaaaaaacattttcatctgagCAGGTCTTTAAATTGTAGCTGAAAACCccaactttcaaaataagagcacacTTTGTGATTTAATTTAGAGAATTTTAcagcaaaaaatgcaaaacaatttACTTTGCCAACtataaaagttgttgttttattgtgttttgaaaaagtttgagcTTCAGCTTTAAAGAAAGGTAATATTAATGCTTTGTAATAGACAGCTAAATTAAGTCCTGTTGGAATTTCAATTAAGTTGtcattagcccttgtgctatcttgtggggtccagatgaccccacgggtcatctggaccccacaagatagaacaagggttaaaatgtgtGCCCATCTAAAATATCAGACAAAAATTCTTTTCTGTCAGACTGCAACAAACTCATATCATGTTTAAAACTTTGACTGACAGCTGAActgtcactttcagtgcagGGAGCTTGAACGCTGACCTGCACCTTACCAGAACCTAGAGAAATTCAGCTCTTTGGCCCCTGTGGAAGGCCTGGAAAGTCCCCGTCATGCATGTGCGGCTGCACTCCTCCTGTTTCACGTCCTGAATgcagcacctcctcctccaacGACTGAGCACTTTCCCAAATATAAACCATTTCTTGGCTGAGCGACAGATTCAAAACGGGGAGGAGTCTGACGCCGAGTTCAACTCAGGACGGACTGAAGGACAAACAAGTAGGAAGATTTGTGAGAGGACAAAGGGAACaacaaagcttctttttttttttgacaaattccAGGCTGGAAAGTAAGTGTTTGCTTGATGTTTTCTTCATAGTTTAACATAAACAGGCTTGTGTGGTGTTGATATATCTGGGGACCAGCAGGACATGCCTCAAGCCTCTGTTTGCTCAGGAGAGGACGTGTGCTTGACGCTTTAAGATCTTTTGGAGGATCGGTTTATTTCTGTTTGGGATGTTGGTTCATTAGAAACCATAGAGTTGAATTCAAATGTATCCACACTGTCTTTGCTGAGAAGGTCACCAATGTGGCTTCAGGCGTGAGCGTGTGCACAATGTGACGCAGCTCTGACTTTGCCCTCCCATTGTCCTCTTCCACAGATGTCTTCTGCCACCTTGGCCGCTCGTCGAGTCCTCGCCGCTGCTGCGTCACATGCAGCTGAGGAGGGAGGAGGTGAGTTCGCCATAGCAGGACGTCAGGATCTACCGCAGCCATGTAGTCGTTTCAGATGTGAGATTGCAGGCGCAGAGTTTGAATCCACGGTTAAACATTAACGGAAAGGTCAGCAGGGCTGAAATTCAACCTGATAAGCAGAAGAAATCTGCTCCTCTGCATTTCAGTCTTCAGTTtggttgaatgtttttttccacagcaaGGACCTGGAAGATCCTGACATTTGTTCTGGCCTTTCCCGGCGTGGGCGTCTGCATGGCCAACGCCTACATGAAGATGCAGCACCACAGCCACCACCAGCCGGAGTTTGTGCCGTATTCTCA includes:
- the LOC101170680 gene encoding cytochrome c oxidase subunit 6A, mitochondrial — encoded protein: MSSATLAARRVLAAAASHAAEEGGARTWKILTFVLAFPGVGVCMANAYMKMQHHSHHQPEFVPYSHLRIRTKKFPWGDGNHSLFHNPHANALPDGFESSEH